The genome window taatgagatgggcaattcggtcattttacatggccgaattgcccttctagttaacagaattacatataaaatgactgaattacccttctcgttaacagaaaaaatggatgaagttaacccagttgactaaaatggcaatacTGAAACCCTTTTAAACTCACTgacgaaaaataaaacctttagaCTAATCTGACAAAATTAGTAGAACCAAAACTAAAATGAtatttaactcaaaaaaaaaaaaaaaaaaagaaaaagaaagaaaaaaaccACAATGGTAAACTATAAATGTCAAAATCTTAGCTTCTTATGTTCCACAACAATGCCATCATCAAACATCCACCAATCCCTCTACTCCACACTCTCAAAATCACTATCTTCAACCTCAACCATCAAACAACTTCACAAGATCCACTCACTTCTAATCACTTCAGGTCTCCACCAAACACCATTCTTCTCAGGCAAACTCATCACCAAATACTCTCACTTCAAACACCCACATTCATCTTCACTCATTTTCACCACCATATCCCCTACAACCAATGTTTACCAATGGAATACCATCATACGAGCCATGACCCACAATGGGTTGTTCACAGAAGCATTAGATTATTACTATTCAATGAGGGTTTCGAATATTAAACCGGATAAGTTTACGTTCCCTTCGGTGATTAATGCTTGCGCGAGTTGTTCAGGGAAGATTGAGACGGCTAAGATTGTTCATGAACATGTGTTGGAGATGGGTTTTGGATCGGATTTGTATATCGGTAATGCGTTGGTTGATATGTATGCTAGATTTGGTGAGCTTCGTGTTGCAcgccaggtgtttgatgaaatgccggAGAGAGATGTTGTGTCTTGGAATAGTTTGGTTTCGGGGTATAGTGCGAATGAGGAGTGGGAAGAAGCGTTGGATGTATTTTACCAGTCGATAGTAGTTGGTGTGAGGGTGGATTCGCTTATGGTGTCGAGTGTTTTGGCTGCGTGTGGTGGGTCGGGTGGTTTTTCGGAAGGGCAGATGGTTCATGGGTTGACGGTTAAAGTTGGTATTGATGTTGAAACGCGAGTCTGCAACGGTCTCCTTTCGATGTACTTTAAATCCAACAACTTGAAAGAGTGTCGACGGGTTTTTAGTGAAACAGATGTTAAAGATGCTATAACTTGGAACACTGTAATCTGTGGTTACTCTCAAGCGTGCCTGTATCGGGAATCGATAAACTTGTTTATGGAGATGTTGCAAGAACACAAACCAGATATTTTAACGGTTACTTCTGTTCTTCGTGCTTGCGGTCACACTGGCGACTTGAAATCCGGAAGGTTTGTGCATAATTACATGGATTTAAACGGCTATGAATGTGACACGAAAACAAGTAATATCCTTATCGATATGTATTCCAAATGCGGTTATTTGCCAGCAGCAAGGGAGATATTCAACAAAATGAAAAGCAGGGATTTGACATCATGGAACGCGTTAATCAACGGCATTATCAAAGCATCGCAGTATGATGAAGCGTTGGCAACTTTTCGAGCAATGAAAATGGATATAAAACCTGATTTTGTAACGTATGTAACAATTCTTTCTATGTGTACACCGGCGAAGAACTTAAAGTTAGCACGAGAACTCCATTGTGAAACAATTAAAACCGGATTTAACGCTTGTGTAATTGTGAGAAACGCTCTCATTGACGTGTATGCTAAATGTGGTAACATGGAGGATGCGCTGAACCAATTTGAGAACATGAACGATCGCGATATCGTATCATGGAACACTGTTATTTCCGCATGTTCTCATTCAGAAGAATATAACTTAGGGTTTAAAATGATAAGTCGAATGAGACTCGACGGAATACTACCAAATATGGCTACCATTTTATGTACATTACCTCTATGTTCAAATCTAGGAGCAAAACGACAAGGTAAAGAGATTCACGGTTGCGTTTTAAAGTCGGGTTTCGAGTCAAATGTCCCAATTTCGAACGCACTTATCGAAATGTACTCAAAATGCGGTAATTTGAGAAACTCACTTCTAGTTTTCGAGCATATGAAAAACCGAGATGTTGTAACGTGGACTGCATTGATCTACGCGTATGGAATGTACGGTCATGGCGTGAAGGCCACAACCGCGTTCGAGGATATGAAAGCTACAGGTATCGTTCCCGACCAAATCGCGTATCTTGCCGTCATCTTTGCATGTAGTCATTCAGGATTAGTCGAACAAGGCCGGTTATACTTCAGCCAGATGAAAAACGACTACAACATTGACCCACAGATCGAACATTACGCTTGTGTAGTTGACCTTCTTGCACGTTCCGGGAGGTTAACCGAAGCCGAAAAGTTCATCCTTTCAATGCCGATAAAACCGGATGCAAGCATATGGGGTTCTCTACTTAGTGCTTGCCGAGCAAGTGGACACAAGGAAATAGCAGAACGCGCGTCGAAACATATTATTAAACTAAATTCAGAAAACACGGGATATTATATATTAGTTTCAAACGCGTATGCGTCGTTAGGGAAATGGGATCAAGTTAGAACGGTGAGAAAATCGATTAAATCTAAAGGACTCAAGAAAGATGCCGGTAAAAGTTGGATCGATATCGATAACAAGATTTATGCGTTTAGTAGTGGAGATAAGTTTTTTGAACAATATGAAGAGGTTAAGAACTTGCTTGAGGTTCTTTACGATTTAATAGCAAAAGAAGGGTATGTTGCTAACTTGAGATCGGTATTTCACGATGTGAACGAAGATGAGAAACGAGATATTCTTTGTGGGCACAGTGAAAGACTTGCAATTGCATTTGGATTGTTAAATACAAAAGCTGGAATGCCGTTGCAGATAATGAAGAATTTACGGGTTTGTGAGGATTGTCATACTGTAACAAAGTATATATCGAAAATTGTTCAAAGGGAGTTTTTGGTTAGAGATGCGAATCGGTTTCATTTATTTAAGAATGGATCATGTAGCTGTGGTGATTATTGGTGAAGAAGATAAGTTGCAGCCATAGATGACATACACACAAAAGATCAATGGTGTGATCTACATTTTTGAGAATTTGTTAGTTATTTTTATCATATTTTCTTCAGAAAAGAAttcatttttattatatatttttaggtGATGGTTTTATATATTGAAGACCGGACAACTTTCTGACACTGGAAAACTGGAAACAGAGGCGTGCATAGGCCAGGATGGGGACTATGAGGTATGTTACTTCAGCGTTTTGGAAAATAATACCAAAATCATGGTGCAGCTACATATATTTGtatgcattatatatatatatatatatatatatatatatatatatatatattttttgtagtAGATAAATAACTTAAGAATTATAAATCATCATCAAAGGTGTGAGTTGAGTGATTCACGTACGCGAGGTGTTGTGCTATAAACAACCACGGGTTGCATCTCTCTAATCTCCTTTACATATCAATGTTTTTACAGAGAAAACCATTCATAGTTTCTTCGTCCCTTTGGTTGCTTTTACGTATTGACCTCCTACAAACCCTAACTTTGAACTATTTTGAACCACCACTTGCgcctaggggtgtaaacgaggcGTAGCGGCTTGAGAGCTACTCGGGATCCGATCAGTAAAATGTTCGAACAAGCCGAGCCTTAACGAGTCCAAGCTCCAGCTTTACATACAAAGCTCGTCTAGGCTCGCAACCCTAAACAAGCCCGAACAAATTTTAAGTTAATTTTTTATGTATGGAATTTTTTCCATTTGAAGAGGTTCAATTTTTACTAATAACAACTTAAACAAGCTAAAAGCTGGCTCGAGCTCACATCGATAGCTTAAACTTTAAGCCATCGAATCGAGCTCAAGCCGAGCTATAAGctcgtttaatttttttttctgaaacTACCTCAAGCCGAACTCAAGCTCTTGGGTTTTACTTTTGAGACGAGCTCGATCTCAAAATAGTAGGCTCGAACccagtcgagctcgagcctcataATAGCAtgatgagccgagctcgagcctagtcgggctcggctcggcttggctcgtttacacccctaatcATCATAGTATTTTGGTTTGAAAAGTGCATTTGAGGCGTGTCTGAGGCGCAACTTTTTGGGACCTAAACGCCTCGGAGTGCATCACACTTGTTAAAACTAAGCATAGTAACTAGATTTAGAGTTTTTATTGGTATAAACCAAACTAAATTCAAGTCTTGAAACAAAATTATTTCAACTACAAAGACAAGAACTTATTATTGTTGTTTGCACTGTTTTATTTATGATGCATTGATACTTATCATCCCTAAAGTTCACATATGATAACTGGTTtatcaaatgtttaaatgtttttaGGAACTTTCATAAAACCGTTCCCTTCTTAGCTGCAGCTTTGGAGAGGAAATACGCGCGCATATGCTGGTACTTGCTAATCAGCTTCTCTTTATCGGGCAAGGTCTCTTCAATTACGGGGATGTGAGAAAACCATTCCTCCCATGCTGATATAAGAGGAAACCGCTCTTCGTCCAAGAGTTTTATACCACTTGTTTCTTCAACGACTTCAAGATAAACGGCTATCCATCCGAACACAAGATCTAAGAATCCTATTGTTTCTCCGTTGAAGAATTTCTTTCCGGTCAGCTGTTTTTCAACGATGACTAGCTTCTCTATGGTATGAGCCGTGCCTTTTCTTGCCCCACCCCTTGGGTTACAAATGCTTACAATACCGATGCGAGGACCTACGTTTCATGGAATTTGTGTGTTAGTCATCTTGATTATAATCGATAACTGAACCTGTAACTGATGTTTCAGTTTTTAATGATCAGTTTCGGTTACAAACAGTTTGGTGTTCTTGGTTATAGGGGAATAAGGTTTGGTTCATTAAGTTAACTGCCAGTTCTGAGCCTGGTTTAATTCAAGCTCATTTCTCTTAATAAATCTATCGTCCAAAAATATAATACAAATCAGCAGGAGacaagtaatatatatatatatatatatatatatatatatatatatatatatatatatatatatatatatatatatatatagggtaaggttcatgcgagaaccacctttattgcgagaaccgcgagaaccaatgtgaacacaagctaaaatagctaaaaaaacctaaaaaaacctaacccccaccccccaccccccaaaaacctaaacccccccacccccccccccccaaaaaaaaaaaacctaacccccaccccccaccccccaaaaacctaaacccccccaccccccccccccccaaaaaaaaaaacctaacccccccccccccccccaaaaaaaacctaaccccccccccccccaagctaaatgctaaaaactaaaaccctcaaaaaacctaaaaaaaaacctaaccccccccaccccccacccccccccccccccaaaaaaaacctaaacccccctcccccacccccaaaaacctaaaccccccccccctcccaagctaaaatgctaaaaactaaaccccccaaaaaacctaaaaaatctaaaaaaaatcaaaaaaaaataaaaaaaatctaaaattttttttatttttttactattttttatgttcaaatcgctacttttagtagccaaaaaaaaaaaaaaaaattttaaaaaaaaattttaaaaaaaattttttttttttttggatactaaaagtagcgatttttatataaaaaatagtaaaaaaataaaaaaaaatttttttgggtgttttttagatttttttaggtattactgtttgtgttcacactggttctcgcggttctcgcaataaagggtggttcctaacggatctttgtcctatatatatatatatatatatatatatatatatatatatatatatatatatatatatatatatatatatagggtagggttccagcgtgaacctaatcccatgcgtgaactgatctggaccattgatttcctttttagttgttaagggtatgattgtaattatataaaaattatatttaaatcattattttaataattgaattaagttacatctttcctattttaaattcattatccacattatcttttatttcatttttattttttagatttcaccaccagaattcggattatgatttttaagattcacgtaaccttcatatttcaacggtatacacatgtgtacttggatataaattgaacagtacacatgtgtactcagcatggtacaaatgtgtaattagctacatactacatacatataaacaaaacttgtaaacctattttatattaagcaaataacaatttccataatgtttgccaaacgaaaaaaaacatacaattacaagttccagtttcgtgaaaacaataaacgcaacataataggaaaaataaaaaagacatagtCTTTCACAACTATTCGCCGCGTTGTAcgctgaatcatccttatcgacctcatacgtgaatcatccttatcgaccttccatctccactttcctcgtttacgacgtctcctataataacacaaaaaactcagcaattagtactttgcataattcacaagtgtacatcaacaactttacacattcaatacataaaaaaaatatgagatatcacaaaaacagacgctatacacatgtgtacattgcattaaaaacatagcaaaaataagaatacacatgtgtacagcgccttaaaaacagagcaaaatcagaatacacatgtgtacagcgccttaaaaccagagcaaaaatcagaatacacatgtgtacaacgccttaaaaacaagcaaaatcagaatacacatgtgtacatcgccttAAAGCAGTGAAAAAACTAATGGCACATCTAATAATGACGGTGTATAGTTATAGTCCATTCAAATAACACATCAAAACTGTAGTTCTAGTTAGAAATAGACTAGTACCTGAATTTCATGCTCGATGTAGTATACTTTCCAACAGGCATTGCAACCTTAATGTTTCAACTAACAATTAGGTTAAAATCAGAATGTAAGAAAAaaaaacgttttctaaaactgaaTAATCGAAATCCACCAGTAATCGGTTTAAATGGATCTGCGAAGAACAATAAAACGACCTAAGAAATCGGTTTAAATGGATCTGCGAAGAACACCATCCGGAATGGTTTTGAAACGAAAAAaatgagttgaaaacttacagaTCTGGTGTTATCACGGGTTGTCGGAGTTCGTCGATACCCTAAAACCTCGCCGCCGCAATCGGCACTCCTCTCCGCCGCGAGTCACTTCACCCCTGTCGTCATCCATCACAGTCACAGCACCACCGAGCACCCACTGCCCCTCCGTCTCCCACACAGACAGCCGCCACCCCACTCGCTAAGCTATCTCCGCCGTTCTACCTGCTACCCCAGCGTCGTTGTTGTTGCCGCTATTGACCGCCACGCGCCGCCATGGCCGTCGTCGACCACCACCATGGCCGACAGTCCTTTCTTTCTCTCTCCCTACGACTCTCTCTCTAGATCTGCaaaatgtgtttgtttgtgtgtttggATATTTGTGTGATTAGATTTTAATATAATGGAAAGAATTTAGGTTTCTTTTTTTGAATTATTTTGATTGCGTAATTACGGTTATACCCTTTTtctatttaattaaatgaaaaaaaataaccAACTatttaccatcatgccactcattTAAAACTTTAGATCATATAAATCAAtggtccagatcagttcacgctggagaaattgttcacgtttgaacctaatcctatatatatatatatatatatatatatattaaaaattatataaactttTCCCACATctataaaaattgcaccataaaacgaatgttttttatctttaaaacaagtatactattgctatacttttgattttttttacctAAATGCATAAAACACAATGGAAGTCATAACATACTATAACACAATGAAACATCAAATTCAAAAACGCAATTgactaaaacacaaaaaaatgtgttttttcattGTGTgataaaacgcaatggactaaaacacaataaaaatgtgtttttcatTGTGTTATAAAACGTAATGGAGTAGAAGCACAACAAAATGTGTTTTATCAATTGTGTTATAAGACGTGATggattaaaacacacacaaaaaaaaaaagatgcaaCCAATCTACGAACCTAAACATCGCATTGCTTCTCAACATCTAGGGTTTTTAGATCTAACCGGATTAGGTTTTGGACGACGAGATAAGCCAGAACGGCGATCGAAGAAGCTATCTTCTGTGGTGGCAGTGGGCGGTGGAGTGGCGGCGGCGTAATTGGATGAATGGTGGTTAGGGAATATGGGTTTCAGGGAAGATGAGTTTCAGGGAAGATGAGTTTCAGATCTAGAAGATTGGGATCGACTTAAATGCCATTCTGTTTACTTTTTAATTGTGCCATATGTCACAACCTCATCCCTTGCTAGCCTTCTACCTTAACTATACTTTCTATTTGATTCTTTGCCTTCATATACATTGTATTGTGTCTTTATTATGGCTTTTTATtaacatatatatacaataactaggttatcacccgggtgCTACCCGGGTTGGAGAAAACTATTAAGATAAATATCAAgggtataaataaaataaaatacaaagtcTGATGTTGCATAAATTAGTGATAGAGGGGATATACAATTTAAAGATAGTCGAGTCCCTTTGAAGATTCATATCCTTCGAGTTACCAAAATCTTTCTCTtagtaaggggctgtttggcaagtgctgaatcagtaagaggccTGAATTGGTAAGAGGCTCTGAACCAGTAAgtgctgaaccattaagagctgtTTGGTTGTATCTCTGAATGACTGTGtagaatgactattttacccctCTGAACTATTATGTGCTGAATGAAATGTATCTGTTTGGCAAGAGCTCTGAATAGTGGACAGATTGATGaaaatttgtaaaagaaaaatacaaaacgcCATAGAAAATCCAAATTACACATCAATCCTTTAAATCCAAATACAAAACAACACAAGATACGAAATCCAAATACAAATAACACAACTCTACATACAATTTTAATTTGATTCATTTGAAAGCAACTGATTAGCAATCTGGTTACGTAAATAAGTCATGTAGTCAATACCTTGTGAACCCCACTCTATGTCTTGAACTAGCAGGCCATCATTTTCCCCACTTTGCATTTCATGAAACATCGTGTTCTCATCATAGTCCATAAATAACTGATCATAAATATTGCATTTCCTTATAAAATTATGGACGGCGAAACAAGCAATCACAATGTCTCTTTGTATTGGAAAAGAAAAGGGAGCCATTTGCTTTAGGATTGGGAATCTCGCCTTTAGAACACCATATGCACGTTCAATGACATTTCTGAGTTGTGCGTGAGCATGATTGAATCTTTCTTCCTTAGTTAACGCACGTTGTCGTCTAAAATCGGCTAACCAATACCTCGTACCACGGTAGGGAGTCATAAATCCACGAGTGTTGGTGTATGCAGCGTCACAAAGGTAATACTTATCTGTATCAGTATCAAAACTATCATATAAAAAAcaaataatgtatgaaatgaacATTGAAGAATGGTTAAAAACCTGGTGGCGGAAAAGGAAAGCCAGAATTTGGGTTGAATGCAACTTCTTTTAAAACTCGTGAATCATGTGCAATGCCCTCCCATCCGGCCCATACGAATGTGAATATCATATCAAAGTCACAAATTGCTAATACATTTTGAAAGCATTCACCTTTTCCTCTTCCCCTGTAACGAGTCTGTTGATCAACAGGCACGATCGCATGTATAAGAGTTCCATCTAAGGCACCTATTGCTCCAGGAAATATTTCTTTTAGCCTTCTATGTCGTTCGGAGTTATTTGCGCTTACATAAGAAGATGTTGGAA of Helianthus annuus cultivar XRQ/B chromosome 1, HanXRQr2.0-SUNRISE, whole genome shotgun sequence contains these proteins:
- the LOC110875847 gene encoding pentatricopeptide repeat-containing protein At3g03580; translation: MPSSNIHQSLYSTLSKSLSSTSTIKQLHKIHSLLITSGLHQTPFFSGKLITKYSHFKHPHSSSLIFTTISPTTNVYQWNTIIRAMTHNGLFTEALDYYYSMRVSNIKPDKFTFPSVINACASCSGKIETAKIVHEHVLEMGFGSDLYIGNALVDMYARFGELRVARQVFDEMPERDVVSWNSLVSGYSANEEWEEALDVFYQSIVVGVRVDSLMVSSVLAACGGSGGFSEGQMVHGLTVKVGIDVETRVCNGLLSMYFKSNNLKECRRVFSETDVKDAITWNTVICGYSQACLYRESINLFMEMLQEHKPDILTVTSVLRACGHTGDLKSGRFVHNYMDLNGYECDTKTSNILIDMYSKCGYLPAAREIFNKMKSRDLTSWNALINGIIKASQYDEALATFRAMKMDIKPDFVTYVTILSMCTPAKNLKLARELHCETIKTGFNACVIVRNALIDVYAKCGNMEDALNQFENMNDRDIVSWNTVISACSHSEEYNLGFKMISRMRLDGILPNMATILCTLPLCSNLGAKRQGKEIHGCVLKSGFESNVPISNALIEMYSKCGNLRNSLLVFEHMKNRDVVTWTALIYAYGMYGHGVKATTAFEDMKATGIVPDQIAYLAVIFACSHSGLVEQGRLYFSQMKNDYNIDPQIEHYACVVDLLARSGRLTEAEKFILSMPIKPDASIWGSLLSACRASGHKEIAERASKHIIKLNSENTGYYILVSNAYASLGKWDQVRTVRKSIKSKGLKKDAGKSWIDIDNKIYAFSSGDKFFEQYEEVKNLLEVLYDLIAKEGYVANLRSVFHDVNEDEKRDILCGHSERLAIAFGLLNTKAGMPLQIMKNLRVCEDCHTVTKYISKIVQREFLVRDANRFHLFKNGSCSCGDYW
- the LOC110939140 gene encoding uncharacterized protein LOC110939140, whose amino-acid sequence is MDPDDEIIVIMIFCWYWVSLASRINVERIKDLNSALTGHEYTQELLHGTSTQCHEMMRLSRDAFILLCNHFKQKNWVQSSRSISLEEKLAMFLMVIGHNERFRMVKRRFQHSTETIHRCFHEVLKAMMNFAREVIVPTSSYVSANNSERHRRLKEIFPGAIGALDGTLIHAIVPVDQQTRYRGRGKGECFQNVLAICDFDMIFTFVWAGWEGIAHDSRVLKEVAFNPNSGFPFPPPDKYYLCDAAYTNTRGFMTPYRGTRYWLADFRRQRALTKEERFNHAHAQLRNVIERAYGVLKARFPILKQMAPFSFPIQRDIVIACFAVHNFIRKCNIYDQLFMDYDENTMFHEMQSGENDGLLVQDIEWGSQGIDYMTYLRPRIGIVSICNPRGGARKGTAHTIEKLVIVEKQLTGKKFFNGETIGFLDLVFGWIAVYLEVVEETSGIKLLDEERFPLISAWEEWFSHIPVIEETLPDKEKLISKYQHMRAYFLSKAAAKKGTVL